A stretch of the Clostridium botulinum genome encodes the following:
- a CDS encoding SdrD B-like domain-containing protein, whose product MKHIKQEHISVLKDKTIELIDENLGKNGVVYGRIIDEENNPINECYVILYRTTKDKDFIPIKSTITNETGVYLFGNLSKGTYKIKATKNEKITIGDIKNHIKEEKISINKKQESEMHKKDEILKIYDVTLKHNSIVRNYEAKDGILSDGMKLEFNKRYTSCIGGIVNNSVTFRVNVPLEGEYTMLIKYMSIDKARAFKVDINGVKLGEYRGEQTCTIPRNDQVLTIKVNLNKGENSIKFYNDNGFTCGPNIGGICLTKDPYSQVYSLQDKNKKDNSNIILNAEVSKNEEYEFIIKYVANENIKFNIDINDVNIEKEYDFQSTKSLDIEDVKYKQTKLPLKKGNNIIKIYSE is encoded by the coding sequence ATGAAACATATAAAACAAGAACATATAAGTGTATTAAAAGATAAAACAATTGAATTAATAGATGAAAACTTGGGAAAAAACGGAGTAGTGTACGGTAGGATTATTGATGAAGAAAATAATCCTATTAATGAATGTTATGTTATTCTTTATAGGACTACTAAGGATAAAGATTTTATTCCAATAAAATCAACAATAACTAATGAAACAGGTGTATACTTATTTGGCAACTTATCTAAAGGAACATATAAAATAAAAGCTACTAAAAATGAGAAAATAACTATTGGTGACATAAAAAATCACATAAAGGAAGAAAAAATAAGTATAAATAAAAAACAAGAAAGTGAAATGCATAAAAAAGATGAGATTTTAAAAATATATGATGTAACTTTAAAACACAATTCAATAGTTAGAAATTATGAAGCTAAAGATGGAATACTTTCAGATGGAATGAAGCTTGAATTTAATAAAAGATACACGTCTTGTATAGGTGGAATTGTAAATAATTCAGTTACCTTTAGAGTCAATGTGCCTTTAGAGGGTGAATATACTATGTTAATTAAGTATATGTCTATAGATAAGGCTAGAGCATTTAAAGTAGATATTAATGGAGTTAAATTAGGTGAATATAGGGGAGAACAAACTTGTACAATACCACGTAATGATCAAGTATTAACTATTAAGGTTAACTTAAATAAAGGTGAAAATAGTATAAAATTTTATAATGATAATGGTTTTACATGTGGACCTAATATAGGGGGGATATGTTTAACCAAAGATCCTTATTCTCAAGTATATAGTCTACAAGACAAAAATAAAAAAGATAATTCAAATATAATTTTAAATGCTGAAGTTTCTAAAAATGAGGAATATGAATTTATAATTAAATATGTAGCCAATGAGAATATAAAATTTAATATAGATATCAATGACGTTAATATAGAAAAAGAATATGATTTTCAGTCCACTAAATCATTAGATATAGAGGATGTAAAATATAAACAAACAAAATTGCCATTAAAAAAAGGAAATAATATAATAAAAATTTATAGTGAGTAA
- a CDS encoding HDIG domain-containing metalloprotein, with protein MNKKINLYKQIEEHLLQDKMPSEYIKNLTTNEVFCEYPFTMIRELINIPQSPKYHPEGSVWKHTLLVIDNASENRRFSENPKVFMWAALLHDIGKVTTTKIKKGKITSYEHDIQGAVLAREFLENFTQDNEFIKKVCSMIRWHMQVLFLVKNLPYSDVEKMLSEVSLDEIALLSLCDRLGRGELTKEKEKIERENIKEFKEKCRRINNKNKSTTI; from the coding sequence GTGAATAAGAAAATAAATTTATATAAACAAATAGAAGAACATTTACTGCAAGATAAAATGCCGTCTGAGTATATTAAAAATTTAACGACCAATGAAGTATTTTGTGAATATCCATTTACTATGATAAGAGAACTTATAAATATTCCACAGTCACCTAAATATCATCCTGAGGGAAGTGTATGGAAGCACACATTATTAGTTATAGATAATGCTTCTGAAAATAGAAGGTTTAGTGAAAATCCTAAGGTGTTTATGTGGGCGGCCTTGTTGCATGATATAGGAAAGGTTACTACTACAAAGATTAAAAAGGGCAAGATAACATCTTATGAACATGACATACAAGGGGCTGTACTTGCAAGAGAATTTTTAGAGAATTTTACGCAGGATAACGAATTTATTAAAAAGGTATGTTCTATGATAAGGTGGCATATGCAGGTTTTATTCTTAGTTAAAAATTTGCCATATTCAGATGTAGAAAAAATGTTATCAGAAGTATCACTAGATGAAATAGCATTATTGTCGTTATGTGATAGGTTAGGAAGGGGAGAACTTACAAAGGAAAAGGAAAAAATTGAAAGAGAGAATATTAAAGAATTTAAAGAAAAATGCAGAAGAATAAATAATAAAAATAAATCAACTACTATATAA
- a CDS encoding glycerate kinase: MRFVLAPDSFKESMTAKEAAEAMERGIKKVMPSAECIKVPMADGGEGTVQSLVDATNGKFIEVEVTGPDCNKVKAIYGILGDGKTAVIEMASASGIHLIKNEKRNPLYTTTYGTGELIKSALDKGVQNILIGIGGSATNDGGAGMLEALGAKFYDKEGNELAFGGAALEKLYKFDLSGFDSRIEDINIEVACDVNNPLTGKNGASYIFGPQKGATHDMVERLDDALSNYAKIIKKQLDIDVDNIPGAGAAGGLGAGLMAFLNADLKKGIELVIKYTKLEEKIQGASYVFTGEGSVDSQTVFGKTPFGVATVAKKFNVPVIAFAGRIGDGVSELYDHGINSIIGILQGSVSLEKALKDGSKNIEKTSENIVRILNIK; this comes from the coding sequence ATGAGATTTGTTTTGGCGCCAGATTCTTTTAAAGAGAGTATGACAGCAAAAGAAGCTGCTGAGGCTATGGAAAGAGGAATAAAAAAAGTAATGCCAAGTGCTGAGTGTATAAAAGTCCCAATGGCAGATGGAGGAGAAGGTACTGTTCAATCATTAGTAGATGCTACTAATGGTAAATTCATAGAAGTAGAAGTAACAGGACCAGATTGTAATAAAGTTAAAGCGATTTATGGAATATTAGGTGATGGGAAGACAGCAGTGATAGAAATGGCTAGTGCAAGTGGAATTCATCTTATAAAAAATGAGAAAAGAAATCCATTATATACAACGACTTATGGTACTGGAGAACTTATAAAATCAGCATTAGATAAGGGAGTCCAAAATATACTTATAGGAATTGGAGGAAGTGCTACTAATGATGGAGGGGCGGGAATGCTTGAAGCATTAGGAGCTAAGTTTTATGATAAAGAAGGTAATGAGTTAGCTTTTGGTGGAGCTGCATTAGAAAAGCTTTATAAATTTGATTTATCAGGTTTTGATTCTAGAATTGAGGATATTAATATTGAGGTTGCATGTGATGTTAATAACCCTTTAACTGGGAAAAATGGTGCATCATATATTTTTGGACCACAAAAGGGAGCAACGCATGATATGGTAGAAAGATTAGATGATGCATTATCCAATTATGCAAAGATTATAAAAAAACAACTTGATATTGATGTTGATAATATACCAGGAGCGGGAGCGGCTGGTGGTCTTGGAGCTGGACTTATGGCATTTTTAAATGCTGATTTGAAGAAAGGAATTGAACTTGTTATAAAATACACTAAACTCGAAGAAAAAATTCAAGGAGCGAGTTATGTATTTACGGGAGAAGGGAGTGTAGATTCACAAACAGTTTTTGGTAAGACTCCATTTGGAGTGGCAACTGTTGCTAAAAAGTTTAATGTTCCTGTTATTGCTTTTGCAGGAAGAATAGGAGATGGAGTTAGTGAACTATATGATCATGGAATAAATTCTATCATAGGAATACTTCAAGGAAGTGTATCTTTAGAGAAAGCACTTAAAGATGGAAGTAAAAACATTGAAAAGACTAGTGAAAATATAGTAAGAATATTAAATATAAAATAA
- a CDS encoding carboxypeptidase regulatory-like domain-containing protein, whose translation MKQVIQNKYVLGESIQKTLDTTGQEIRLDLKLKQNKHKSLNSEITGIVKDINGNPIENATIKVMSSDYEPLMHTSTDSNGRYEFSNIPANQSYNIFAIAKGKRLEQGNEFIINKGQIINMNFVLKDNSYSNLGVIFGKVISETEQIPVSAAEVKLFTSSVGDNNLKAITYTNDNGEYMFTDIPKGNYIAKISALGYDNENSDVSIIDGDEIVSMIVDITPNGEDNLNGTVSGIVMDRNSVPIDGGDVLLCKVDSNNKTTPIAFTKTNKSGVYLFSNVSKGNYNIRANLTELVSTGEKVSSPYFGGFMVSSASTQYKPYTFSTTEAELMNGAKFEINNKFIGSLGGTNNGEAIFTVDVDFSINYELEINYLSGDKTRELEIDVNGVNKGSYLLKKTDGWNISDAEDFDVNIKLNAGKNTIRFYNNNGVDAPYIGDIVLQVSPSSKSFEPVAGLLSNGAKLSSDMDYIENLGGINKGKVQYLLITSNTDEYSLGIEYSSPDKARELEIICNDDKSQYMLNKTSRLNDDDDNNDDIEFKTIIKLNKGSNNLTLTNNNNETAPKIGEIEIKEIPVVDKYTVNDVVLGGTAEIQNGFITNMDSRSGYIELKVNAPISGNYNLISKYVAGTENTTCNIDINGVSTGINYEFQPTGSWQDDIVNSKIIVLKLQKGENIIKIYNNN comes from the coding sequence TATAGAAAATGCTACAATTAAAGTAATGTCAAGTGATTATGAACCATTAATGCATACATCCACAGATTCAAATGGAAGATATGAATTTAGTAACATACCAGCCAATCAATCTTACAATATATTTGCCATAGCCAAGGGGAAAAGATTAGAACAAGGAAATGAATTTATAATAAATAAAGGTCAAATTATCAATATGAATTTTGTATTGAAAGATAATTCTTACAGTAATTTAGGGGTGATTTTTGGAAAGGTAATAAGTGAGACTGAACAAATTCCTGTAAGTGCAGCTGAAGTTAAATTATTCACATCAAGTGTTGGAGATAATAATTTAAAGGCAATAACTTATACAAATGATAATGGAGAATATATGTTTACTGACATACCTAAAGGTAATTATATAGCTAAAATAAGTGCATTAGGATATGATAATGAAAATTCAGATGTATCCATAATAGATGGTGATGAAATTGTTTCAATGATAGTAGATATTACGCCTAATGGTGAGGATAATTTAAATGGTACTGTATCTGGTATTGTAATGGATAGAAATAGTGTGCCTATTGATGGGGGAGATGTTTTACTTTGTAAGGTGGATAGTAACAATAAAACAACACCAATAGCATTTACTAAAACAAATAAATCAGGTGTGTACTTATTTTCCAATGTTTCTAAAGGAAACTATAATATAAGAGCCAATTTGACAGAATTAGTATCTACAGGAGAAAAAGTAAGTTCTCCCTATTTTGGTGGATTTATGGTTAGTTCTGCCAGTACACAGTATAAACCATATACGTTTAGTACGACAGAAGCGGAGCTTATGAATGGAGCTAAATTTGAAATTAATAATAAATTTATAGGAAGCTTGGGTGGAACTAATAATGGAGAAGCTATATTTACTGTTGATGTAGATTTTTCTATAAACTATGAACTTGAGATTAATTATTTATCAGGGGATAAGACAAGAGAATTAGAGATAGATGTAAATGGAGTAAACAAAGGTTCCTATTTATTGAAAAAAACAGATGGGTGGAATATTAGTGATGCCGAAGATTTTGATGTTAATATTAAATTAAATGCAGGTAAAAATACAATTAGATTTTATAATAATAATGGAGTTGATGCTCCATATATCGGTGATATAGTACTTCAAGTATCCCCAAGTTCTAAAAGTTTTGAGCCAGTAGCAGGTTTATTAAGCAATGGAGCAAAACTTAGTAGTGATATGGATTATATAGAAAATTTGGGGGGAATCAACAAAGGGAAGGTTCAATATTTACTTATTACATCGAATACAGATGAGTATAGTTTAGGTATTGAATATTCATCACCAGATAAAGCAAGGGAACTTGAAATTATTTGCAATGATGATAAATCACAGTATATGCTAAATAAAACCAGTAGATTAAATGACGATGATGATAATAATGATGATATAGAATTTAAAACTATTATAAAATTAAATAAAGGAAGCAATAATTTGACTTTAACAAATAATAACAATGAAACTGCACCTAAAATAGGGGAAATAGAAATTAAGGAGATTCCTGTAGTAGATAAATATACAGTTAATGATGTAGTGTTGGGAGGAACAGCCGAAATCCAAAATGGATTTATTACAAATATGGATTCTAGATCAGGGTATATTGAATTAAAAGTAAATGCACCTATTAGTGGGAATTATAATTTAATAAGTAAATATGTTGCTGGTACAGAAAATACAACTTGCAATATAGATATTAACGGGGTAAGTACAGGAATAAATTACGAATTTCAACCTACTGGATCATGGCAAGATGATATTGTTAATAGCAAAATTATAGTATTAAAATTACAAAAAGGTGAAAATATTATTAAAATTTATAATAATAATTAG
- a CDS encoding sensor domain-containing protein, producing the protein MRKEKEMCNKLERDYGEYNLQNSHETSNLYYNEKFQFEYSVFSQIMEYSKESIVVLDKNLTVLYVNNTFLSIGQYSKEEVINKKIQNISENNLNICKCIMKNIKDKGMWTGEVEYISSLGKTHFLSARVKIIRDEMKCEKYYIAIFEDITDLKRSQKNVNYLREYDVLTGLSQKWLFIKKLKRRILELEGKNKLIGVITLGLDDFKFVNEAMGHVYGDKLLKNISIRLQSIDKTYILSRITGDEFGISIPECESVKEIEDIVQHINKIFFKPFIIKQQEVFITASIGISIYPIDALNVNDLIMNATSAQNYVKKNGKNNYKIYSKDINKSAYSRIEMIAMLRHAVDNKEFILYYQPQANLVSGNVIGVEALIRWNHPSIGLIYPDKFIPLAEKTGLIIPMGRWVISEACRQNRLWHDAGFKDLIVSINLSALQFEEKDLVDNIKKELIKSKLPPRYLEIEITEGILMENTEQAIRTLCELKDIGVKIAIDDFGTGYSSLSYLKEFPIDRLKIDRSFISGIPREDNGAIANIIIELAKSLNLKVVAEGTETREHIRFLKERNCDTIQGYYFSKPVSKDIFTKILKQGKTLYESENKVL; encoded by the coding sequence ATGAGAAAAGAAAAGGAAATGTGTAATAAATTAGAAAGAGATTATGGTGAATACAATCTTCAAAATTCTCATGAGACTTCAAATTTATATTATAATGAAAAATTTCAATTTGAATATTCTGTATTTTCTCAAATAATGGAATATTCAAAAGAAAGCATTGTGGTTTTAGATAAAAACCTAACAGTTTTATATGTAAATAATACATTTTTATCAATAGGACAATATTCTAAAGAAGAAGTTATAAATAAAAAAATACAAAATATAAGCGAAAATAATTTAAATATATGCAAGTGTATAATGAAAAATATTAAAGATAAGGGTATGTGGACTGGTGAAGTAGAGTACATAAGTAGTTTAGGTAAAACGCATTTTTTATCTGCCAGAGTAAAAATTATTAGAGATGAAATGAAGTGTGAGAAATATTATATAGCAATATTTGAAGATATTACGGATTTAAAAAGAAGTCAAAAAAATGTTAATTATTTAAGAGAGTATGATGTTCTTACAGGACTTTCTCAAAAATGGTTATTTATAAAAAAGCTGAAAAGACGTATTTTAGAATTAGAAGGAAAGAATAAATTAATAGGTGTGATAACATTAGGTTTAGATGATTTTAAATTTGTTAATGAAGCCATGGGTCATGTATATGGAGATAAATTACTTAAGAATATATCCATTAGATTACAAAGTATAGATAAAACATATATATTATCAAGAATAACTGGTGATGAGTTTGGAATAAGTATACCTGAGTGTGAAAGTGTAAAAGAGATAGAAGATATTGTACAACACATAAATAAAATTTTTTTTAAACCATTTATTATAAAGCAACAAGAAGTTTTTATAACTGCTAGTATAGGAATTAGTATATATCCTATAGATGCATTAAACGTAAACGATTTAATAATGAATGCAACTTCTGCACAAAATTACGTTAAAAAGAATGGCAAAAATAATTACAAAATTTATTCTAAAGATATTAATAAAAGTGCTTATAGTAGGATAGAAATGATAGCAATGTTAAGACATGCTGTAGACAATAAAGAATTTATTTTATATTATCAGCCCCAAGCTAATTTAGTATCTGGTAATGTTATTGGAGTAGAAGCCTTAATTAGGTGGAATCATCCTAGTATAGGTTTAATATATCCTGATAAGTTTATACCTTTAGCAGAAAAAACGGGTCTTATAATACCTATGGGGAGATGGGTAATAAGTGAAGCGTGCAGACAAAATAGGTTGTGGCATGATGCAGGATTTAAGGATTTAATAGTTTCAATAAATTTGTCGGCGTTACAATTTGAAGAAAAGGATTTAGTAGATAACATAAAGAAGGAATTAATAAAATCTAAGCTTCCACCTAGATATCTAGAAATAGAAATAACAGAAGGAATTCTTATGGAAAATACAGAACAAGCAATAAGAACACTATGTGAGTTGAAAGATATAGGAGTAAAAATTGCTATAGATGATTTTGGCACAGGATATTCTTCTTTAAGTTATTTAAAAGAATTTCCTATAGATAGGTTAAAAATAGATAGATCGTTTATTTCTGGAATACCTAGGGAGGATAATGGTGCTATTGCCAATATAATTATTGAGCTTGCCAAAAGTCTTAATTTAAAAGTAGTAGCTGAAGGAACTGAAACTAGGGAACATATAAGATTTTTAAAAGAAAGAAATTGTGACACTATACAAGGATATTATTTTAGTAAACCTGTATCTAAGGATATTTTTACTAAAATTTTAAAACAGGGTAAAACATTATATGAAAGTGAAAATAAAGTCCTATGA
- a CDS encoding transposase, with the protein MIITLNIQSENIYFKIFETVNIAFNKLGINTRKAKGRPPKYSDQQIVACMIYGVNNSIFSLRELEYKIKQDIVFQKIIGLKEVPDHSTFSLRAIALEKYVYYGIYAMLIELINPSTRICAIDGTALRSSLYDSEARYGKGTRLGRYKGYKLHCTACVCDSILPLSFSITTANVYDNQVQGLLYELKTYNPFIVLADAAYDDAQWFKVSKTLEYNLLTDVNMRKAKSIESFKDESRYKNALFMQSPIGKNLYKNRLKIEQLFSILKGLYNLENPRLYGQKRYERHIKWVLLSYLIDEFNKVNSKISSRKYPWNL; encoded by the coding sequence ATGATTATAACATTAAATATACAAAGCGAAAACATTTATTTTAAAATTTTTGAAACTGTTAATATTGCATTTAATAAACTTGGCATTAATACTAGAAAAGCTAAAGGTAGACCGCCTAAATATTCAGATCAACAAATTGTTGCATGTATGATATATGGTGTAAATAATAGTATTTTTAGTCTTAGAGAACTTGAATATAAAATTAAACAAGATATTGTATTTCAAAAGATTATAGGTTTAAAAGAAGTTCCTGACCATTCTACATTTTCTTTAAGAGCGATAGCTTTAGAAAAATACGTGTACTATGGCATTTATGCTATGCTTATTGAACTTATAAATCCATCAACTAGAATTTGTGCTATTGATGGTACTGCATTAAGGAGCTCATTATATGATAGCGAAGCTAGGTACGGAAAAGGAACTCGACTTGGCAGATATAAAGGATATAAGTTACATTGTACCGCTTGTGTATGTGATAGTATATTACCTTTGTCATTTTCTATAACTACTGCAAATGTATATGATAATCAAGTTCAAGGATTGTTATATGAACTGAAAACTTATAATCCATTTATTGTACTTGCCGATGCTGCTTATGATGATGCTCAATGGTTTAAAGTTTCTAAAACTCTAGAATATAATTTATTAACAGACGTAAATATGCGTAAAGCAAAGAGTATAGAATCTTTTAAAGATGAATCTAGATATAAAAATGCTCTTTTTATGCAATCGCCAATAGGTAAAAATTTATATAAAAATAGGCTAAAAATTGAACAATTATTTTCTATACTTAAGGGACTCTATAACCTAGAAAACCCTAGACTTTACGGACAAAAACGTTATGAACGCCATATTAAGTGGGTTCTTTTATCGTATCTTATAGACGAATTTAATAAGGTTAACAGCAAAATAAGTTCTAGAAAATATCCTTGGAATCTATAG
- a CDS encoding CdaR family transcriptional regulator — protein MIKLTEEIAESIVDRMMNVVPYNINIMNDRGVIIASGDKCRIGHLHEGAVDAIKRDKLNLIYEDNGGAKPGVNMPIYFNKNLMGVIGISGNPNEVVSFASIVKATAELLIKQDYMFNERRIREQIEEEFLYQWSYLDSKYDEGFIQRAEVLGINFSVRRVAVIVIGENKSKNMNIIKNYIYDCEYTIRFNAESILIFMKSDKELFKRILNLYNNLGGNVKIGIGLEENIMTNSVQEALRAIEINDKLALNYDICKYSEVSFIDVISNNIKGEENINLIEKLKSFKNLDLVQTLISYIMLNCETTATSEKLHIHRNSLSYRLKKIYEVTGKDPKNIMDLLELFVACILYKLK, from the coding sequence ATGATAAAACTTACTGAAGAAATAGCTGAAAGTATAGTTGATAGAATGATGAATGTAGTTCCTTATAATATAAACATTATGAATGATAGAGGAGTTATTATAGCAAGTGGGGATAAATGCAGAATAGGACATCTACACGAAGGCGCTGTAGATGCAATTAAAAGGGATAAACTTAATTTAATATATGAGGACAATGGAGGTGCAAAACCAGGGGTTAATATGCCTATATATTTTAATAAAAATCTTATGGGAGTAATAGGTATAAGCGGTAACCCAAATGAAGTTGTAAGCTTTGCATCTATAGTAAAGGCTACTGCTGAGTTATTGATAAAACAAGATTATATGTTTAACGAACGACGCATAAGAGAGCAAATAGAGGAAGAATTTTTATATCAGTGGTCTTATTTAGATAGTAAATACGATGAAGGTTTTATACAAAGGGCAGAGGTACTAGGCATTAATTTCAGTGTAAGGAGAGTAGCTGTCATTGTAATTGGCGAGAATAAGTCCAAAAATATGAATATAATAAAAAATTATATATATGATTGTGAGTATACAATAAGATTTAATGCAGAATCTATTCTTATTTTTATGAAATCTGATAAGGAACTATTTAAAAGGATTTTAAATCTATATAATAATCTAGGAGGTAACGTAAAAATAGGAATTGGACTAGAAGAAAATATAATGACTAATTCAGTACAAGAAGCATTAAGGGCCATTGAGATAAATGATAAGTTAGCTCTTAATTATGATATATGTAAGTATTCAGAGGTAAGTTTTATAGATGTTATATCAAATAATATTAAGGGCGAAGAAAATATAAATCTTATAGAAAAGCTAAAGTCTTTTAAAAATCTAGATTTAGTACAAACTCTTATATCGTATATAATGCTGAATTGTGAGACTACAGCTACTTCGGAAAAGTTACATATCCATAGAAATAGTTTGAGTTATAGACTAAAAAAAATATATGAAGTTACAGGAAAGGATCCTAAAAATATTATGGATTTATTGGAACTTTTTGTAGCTTGTATTTTATATAAATTAAAATAA
- a CDS encoding GntP family permease, translating to MNGGVNMHVTALGAIIGLIIAIILIIRKVHPAYGLILGAIIGGLVGGAGLLGTVTLMIEGAKGIMPAILRILTAGVLAGVLIESGAAAKIAESIVDKLGESNSLIALALATLVLTAVGVFVDVSVITVAPIALAIAKRANLTKTSILIAMIGGGKAGNIISPNPNAIAASDTFKIPLTSVMSAGIIPAIGGLIVTCIIAKKLSKKGSYVKESEIEESIEEKPKFIAAIVGPLVAIILLALRPLCNINVDPLIALPFGGVIGALCMGKIKNVNRYATSGLGKMSGVAILLLGTGTIAGIISNSALKDVIINGISSLGLPAFVLAPIAGILMGGATASTTSGTAVASQVFGPTILQLGIKPLAGAAMIHVGATVIDHLPHGSFFHSTGGSVNMDMKERLKLIPYESLVGLIMTIISTILFGIIV from the coding sequence ATGAATGGAGGGGTGAATATGCATGTTACAGCTTTAGGAGCAATCATAGGATTAATAATAGCAATTATACTAATAATAAGGAAAGTTCATCCGGCATATGGGCTTATACTAGGAGCTATAATAGGCGGGCTTGTTGGAGGCGCAGGACTTTTAGGAACAGTTACTTTAATGATAGAGGGTGCTAAGGGGATAATGCCAGCTATTCTTAGAATACTTACAGCTGGAGTTCTCGCAGGTGTTCTTATCGAATCAGGAGCAGCGGCAAAAATTGCAGAAAGTATAGTGGATAAACTAGGAGAATCTAATTCACTTATAGCGCTAGCACTAGCAACTTTAGTATTAACAGCTGTTGGGGTTTTTGTAGACGTATCAGTTATAACAGTAGCACCAATAGCATTAGCTATTGCTAAAAGAGCCAATTTAACTAAAACATCTATACTTATTGCAATGATTGGAGGAGGTAAAGCAGGAAATATTATATCTCCGAATCCTAATGCCATTGCAGCTTCAGATACTTTTAAAATACCATTAACATCTGTAATGTCAGCTGGTATTATACCTGCAATTGGAGGATTAATAGTTACATGTATAATAGCAAAAAAGCTATCTAAGAAAGGTTCTTATGTAAAAGAAAGTGAAATTGAAGAGAGTATCGAAGAGAAACCTAAATTTATAGCTGCAATAGTTGGACCACTTGTAGCAATTATATTATTGGCTTTGAGGCCACTTTGTAATATAAATGTAGATCCACTTATAGCATTACCTTTTGGTGGGGTTATTGGTGCTTTGTGCATGGGTAAAATTAAAAATGTAAATAGATATGCTACATCTGGACTTGGAAAAATGAGTGGGGTTGCAATACTTTTACTTGGTACAGGTACTATAGCCGGAATTATATCTAATTCAGCATTAAAGGATGTAATTATAAATGGAATAAGTTCATTAGGACTTCCTGCATTTGTATTAGCACCAATAGCTGGTATATTGATGGGGGGAGCTACTGCATCGACTACTTCTGGTACAGCTGTTGCAAGTCAAGTATTTGGACCTACTATATTGCAACTTGGAATTAAACCATTGGCTGGGGCTGCAATGATACATGTAGGAGCTACAGTAATAGATCATTTACCTCATGGAAGTTTCTTCCATTCAACTGGAGGAAGCGTTAATATGGATATGAAGGAAAGATTAAAACTTATACCATATGAGTCATTAGTAGGTTTAATAATGACAATAATTTCAACGATACTATTTGGAATAATAGTTTAA